The Ornithinibacillus sp. 4-3 region ATATTTATCAGTTAACATTCAATCGCCCGTATCAGCTTCATGCGATAGACAGTGAGATTTTAAAGGAATTACAAAATCATTTACAAACATTAGCTGAAAAAGAAGTTCAGGCATTAATTATTTCAAGCAATACAGAAAAAGCTTTTTGTGCAGGAATTAATGTGAAGCATATACAAGCATTTTCCAATGAAGCGGCAGCAGATTTTTTTAGTGAACTGGCAACAACATTAGAAATATTAGCAGAGACGCATTTCCCGACAATTGCTTGTATATCTGGATATGCTTTTGGAGCAGGTGCAGATATTGCTCTAGCTTGCGATTTACGAATCGCAGCACCATCTGCTAGCTTTCGTTTCCCAGGTCCACAATTTGGACTTGTACTAGGGACAGAGCGATTAGTAAATGAAATTGGTG contains the following coding sequences:
- a CDS encoding enoyl-CoA hydratase/isomerase family protein, translating into MEAAVLLEKIDEQQNIYQLTFNRPYQLHAIDSEILKELQNHLQTLAEKEVQALIISSNTEKAFCAGINVKHIQAFSNEAAADFFSELATTLEILAETHFPTIACISGYAFGAGADIALACDLRIAAPSASFRFPGPQFGLVLGTERLVNEIGAAKARELVLTNKRIFVEEAKEIGLVHDILSEELLASSLKIARDLNNVPKHTYQMLKEVCSQQSGEKSAASLARDSVLIGDFQQRFTKYLDQMKQKK